The following proteins are encoded in a genomic region of Pyrus communis chromosome 11, drPyrComm1.1, whole genome shotgun sequence:
- the LOC137708112 gene encoding uncharacterized protein, translating to MADYHFVYKDLDGASTQWDDIQRKLGNLPAKPPPFKPPKFTPAQDEASLPKDKSWIDEKSEQDLEDLEDNPDLDDDRFLEEYRKKRLAELREAAKVARFGSVVPISGSDFVREVSQAPPDVWVVVILYKEGIAECGVLMQCMEDLATKYPATKFVKIISTDCIPNYPDRNVPTVLVYNSGNVKANYVGLQSFGRRCTPEGVALLLCQSDPVLNDGLSGNDRSRQAVIDGVRRRFIEKVVTEHEDIDDGSSSD from the exons atggcgGACTATCACTTTGTGTACAAGGACTTGGACGGAGCATCGACTCAGTGGGACGACATACAGAGAAAGCTCGGGAACCTTCCCGCGAAGCCACCGCCGTTCAAGCCGCCGAAGTTCACACCGGCTCAGGACGAAGCCTCCCTTCCCAAAGACAAGTCCTGGATCGATGAGAAATCCGAGCAGGACCTCGAAGACCTCGAGGACAATCCCGATCTCGACGACGATCGCTTCCTCGAAGAATACAG GAAGAAGAGGCTGGCGGAGCTGAGAGAAGCAGCCAAAGTTGCGAGGTTCGGATCGGTGGTGCCGATTTCGGGATCGGATTTCGTGCGGGAGGTGTCTCAGGCGCCGCCGGATGTTTGGGTGGTTGTGATTTTGTACAAAGAAGGAATCGCCGAGTGCGGGGTTTTGATGCAGTGTATGGAAGATTTGGCGACGAAATATCCCGCTACAAAATTCGTCAAGATAATATCGACGGACTGCATTCCGAACTACCCTGATCGGAATGTTCCGACTGTTTTAGTATACAACAGTGGGAATGTCAAAGCTAACTACGTCGGCTTGCAGAGCTTTGGCCGCAGATGCACACCCGAAG GTGTGGCACTACTTCTGTGCCAGTCAGATCCTGTACTTAATGACGGCCTGAGTGGAAATGATCGGTCGAGGCAAGCTGTGATCGATGGAGTTCGCAGGAGGTTTATAGAGAAGGTTGTGACAGAGCATGAAGACATTGATGATGGGTCCTCGAGCGATTAG
- the LOC137708867 gene encoding sister chromatid cohesion 1 protein 2-like produces MFYSQCLLSRKGPLGAIWVAAYSFKKLKKSQVNQTDISSSVDKILQDEWDAVAYRVLAYLLLGVVRIYSKKVEYLYDDCNEVLVKINKFVVSTKKNAGPDKLCAPYYAVTLPDRFELDAFDLGILEFEDVSGGNVVSHEDITLKDSAYGRGQFYSGMYDYEEFDACDTPVKDVLSSHWLDFDMELRASSSGAKSAPVMEEFHENRFSQEECVNLERFCRVEDEPPRQVKSSGEGQETNREQLKAPDIALLGDAIRGEANPAEKLEDHRLSHEGLNLETFDGTEREPSHHVRTSSADHQIDREEVMEPELVQPESQTCPSVVQDHNLITVEAGMEKLQSCTVSQEDYMDIDTFNGVKQPRELVCPSGEANHNDGEPKKLPEMISPDSKERQIIMQEDPDPLSVSCDGTPGVKIPDAGVIAPKFMVIHTPASKEFARFSKKRKCVMDDLTVLPNEIIRKSINDPSDLVSKRKKVPQTALAVWKASRIVNLCCDFSEPLIPAAVSQELVSLFCKKKLKITVPAKPVAPPEKLDAPESPSVVRSEKIEIAPETPILRSQAMKSFGSPKSPDATDMDIVTPETSGRVEKEEPPLDSEQAAPSGYAEEVQFMDRDQEHDFNLLNEDIDSYEGVNPQLEGLSARTRIVARYLDRHFPNCKNQGGEEVNLLEVSDGRTKKESARLFYELLVLKTQGYVNVKQDDAYGDILISRRPKWDQTWGDDDVDNKGTSETMYLCA; encoded by the exons ATGTTCTACTCGCAGTGCTTGCTGTCGAGAAAAGGGCCGTTGGGCGCCATTTGGGTTGCCGCCTACTCTTTCAAAAAGCTCAAGAAGTCGCAGGTCAACCAGACCGACATCTCCTCCTCCGTCG ATAAAATTTTGCAGGATGAATGGGATGCTGTTGCTTACAGGGTGCTGGCCTACCTTCTTCTTGGCGTTGTTCGAATATACTCAAAGAAAGTTGAATATCTGTATGATGACTGCAATGAAGTGCTGGTTAAAATCAACAAATTTGTAGTCAGTACAAAAAAGAATGCAGGCCCAGATAAGCTGTGTGCACCTTATTACGCTGTTACCCTACCTGATAGGTTTGAACTTGATGCTTTCGATCTGGGGATCCTTGAATTTGAAGATGTCAGTGG AGGCAATGTGGTGTCCCATGAAGATATCACACTTAAAG ATAGTGCATATGGAAGAGGACAATTTTATTCAGGAATG TATGATTATGAGGAATTTGATGCCTGCGACACCCCAGTCAAAGA TGTACTTTCATCTCACTGGTTGGACTTTGACATGGAGCTACGAGCATCGAGTAGTGGAGCCAAGTCAGCACCAGTTATGGAGGAGTTTCATGAGAATAGGTTCTCTCAAGAAGAATGCGTTAACCTAGAAAGATTTTGTAGAGTTGAGGATGAACCTCCAAGACAAGTTAAATCATCTGGTGAAGGTCAAGAAACTAATAGAGAGCAGTTAAAGGCTCCAGATATAGCACTTCTTGGAGATGCTATTCGAGGAGAAGCAAACCCGGCAGAAAAACTTGAAGACCATAGGTTGTCTCATGAAGGTTTGAACCTTGAGACATTCGATGGGACTGAGAGAGAACCTTCCCACCATGTTAGAACATCAAGTGCAGATCATCAGATTGATCGTGAGGAGGTTATGGAACCAGAGTTGGTACAACCAGAAAGTCAGACATGTCCGAGTGTAGTACAAGACCATAATCTAATCACTGTAGAAGCTGGCATGGAAAAGTTGCAGAGTTGTACAGTATCTCAAGAAGACTACATGGACATTGATACATTTAATGGGGTGAAGCAACCTCGAGAACTTGTTTGTCCATCTGGTGAAGCAAATCATAATGATGGAGAGCCAAAAAAACTACCCGAGATGATTTCACCAGATAGTAAAGAACGTCAAATTATTATGCAAGAAGATCCAGATCCTCTCTCTGTTTCATGCGATGGAACTCCTGGTGTCAAAATCCCCGATGCAG GTGTTATTGCACCAAAGTTTATGGTTATTCATACACCAGCCTCTAAGGAGTTCGCTCGATTttctaagaaaagaaaatgtgtcATGGATGATTTGACAGTCCTGCCTAATGA GATAATCAGAAAAAGCATAAATGATCCAAGTGACTTGgtttctaaaagaaaaaaagttccTCAAACTGCCCTTGCTGTCTGGAAAGCCAGTCGAATTGTAAATCTTTGCTGTGATTTCTCAGAGCCATTGATACCTG CTGCTGTTTCGCAAGAACTTGTATCCCTCTTctgcaaaaagaaattaaagattACAGTACCTGCCAAACCAGTTGCCCCTCCAGAAAAGTTAGATGCGCCTGAATCTCCAAGTGTTGTTAGGTCAGAGAAAATAGAAATTGCACCAGAAACACCCATTCTTCGCTCACAAGCAATGAAATCATTTGGGAGTCCAAAGAGCCCTGATGCTACTGATATGGATATCGTAACACCTGAGACATCTGGAAGGGTAGAGAAAGAGGAGCCACCCCTTGACAGTGAGCAAGCTGCACCATCTGGATATGCAGAAGAAGTACAATTTATGGACAGGGATCAGGAACAtgatttcaatttgttgaaTGAG GACATTGATTCGTACGAAGGAGTTAACCCACAACTGG AGGGATTGTCAGCGAGAACAAG AATTGTCGCAAGGTACTTGGATAGACACTTTCCAAACTGTAAAAATCAAGGAGGGGAGGAAGTGAACTTGTTGGAGGTTTCGGATGGAAGAACTAAGAAAGAAAGTGCAAGGCTGTTTTATGAGCTACTG gTGTTGAAAACTCAAGGGTATGTGAATGTGAAGCAAGATGATGCCTATGGTGATATACTCATCTCAAGACGTCCGAAATGGGACCAAACGTGGGGAGACGACGATGTGGACAACAAAGGCACCTCAGAAACTATGTACTTGTGTGCGTAG
- the LOC137708532 gene encoding COP9 signalosome complex subunit 3 isoform X2, with amino-acid sequence MEPVQALVANIQGLSSSGDIPHLHALLKQAQESLYAESTRLLPVLDQLDPAKHSLGYLYILEACSSGSISKEQASALVLPIARFINSCAAEQIRLQPDKFISVCKRFKDQVMLLEAPLRGVAPMLTAIRKIQASSEHLTSLHPEFLLLCLLSKSYKAGYSILDEDIFEVDQPRDLFLYCYYGGMICIGQKRFRKALELLHNFSTSLPKYTSSVAQRNLKNFSQPYIELANCYVSGKIVDLEALVDKYREKYENDNNLGLVKQVISSMYKRNIQRLTQTYLTLSLQDIANSVQLNSAKEAEMHVLRMIEDGEIFATINQKDGMVRFLEDPEQYKTCHMIEHIDSSIQRIMALSRKLTAIDENISTDPLFMSKTGRERQRFDFDDFDGVPQKFII; translated from the exons ATGGAACCCGTGCAAGCTCTGGTGGCGAACATCCAAGGGCTTTCGAGCTCAGGCGACATCCCGCACCTTCACGCCCTTCTGAAGCAAGCGCAGGAGTCGCTCTACGCCGAGTCGACTCGGTTGCTTCCCGTTCTCGACCAGCTCGACCCTGCCAAGCACTCTCTCGGATACCTCTACATCCT GGAGGCATGCTCATCTGGTTCGATTTCAAAGGAGCAGGCGAGTGCGTTGGTCTTGCCCATTGCCAGATTTATCAATTCCTGTGCTGCAGAGCAGATTCGTTTGCAGCCTGATAAAT TCATATCTGTTTGCAAGAGGTTCAAGGATCAAGTTATGCTGCTTGAAGCACCATTGCGAGGCGTGGCACCGATGCTGACAGCCATTCGGAAAATTCAGGCCTCCTCAGAACACTTGACTTCTTTGCATCCagagtttcttcttctttgtttgttgtcaaAATCCTATAAAGCTGGATATTCTATTTTAGATGAAGACATATTTGAGGTTGATCAGCCAAGGGATCTTTTTCTCTATTGCTATTACGG GGGGATGATATGCATAGGACAAAAGCGTTTTCGCAAAGCGTTGGAGCTTCTTCACAAT TTCTCTACCAGTCTTCCTAAATACACCTCTTCAGTAGCTCAGAGGAATCTAAAGAACTTTTCTCAG CCCTACATTGAATTGGCAAACTGCTATGTCAGTGGAAAAATTGTAGATTTGGAGGCATTGGTTGACAAATACAGggaaaagtatgaaaat gACAACAATCTTGGACTGGTGAAGCAGGTTATATCTTCCATGTATAAGCGAAACATTCAGAGACTGACTCAGACATACTTGACTCTTTCCCTTCAAGACATAGCCAACAGCGTTCAACTAAACAGCGCTAAGGAAGCAGAAATGCATGTGCTACGAATG ATTGAAGATGGTGAGATATTCGCAACAATTAACCAGAAGGATGGAATGGTTAGATTTCTTGAGGATCCTGAGCAATATAAAACCTGTCACATGATTGAACATATTGATTCATCAATACAGAG GATAATGGCACTGTCAAGGAAGCTGACTGCTATTGATGAAAACATCTCAACCGATCCTTTGTTCATGTCAAAG ACTGGAAGAGAGCGGCAGAGATTTGACTTCGATGATTTTGATGGCGTCCCCCAGAAGTTCATCATATGA
- the LOC137709324 gene encoding kelch repeat-containing protein At3g27220-like, with protein MTRFTAPDQTHHSPFSAAKWVVLTSCAVLLGVALAADFLWASSSYSSSAYSLIASNLVLDKAGTFVVPDATANEANVKGVVKETKERAPQRLLSGTFADIAAPELPWEPMPPAPVPRLDGASAQIKNLFYVFAGYGTIDYVHSHVDIFNFTDNTWVGRLDTPKEMAHSHLGVITDGRYIYVVSGQYGPQCRGPTARTFVLDTETKKWSSLPPLPSPRYAPATQLWRGRLHVMGGSKENRHTPGTEHWSLGVKNGKALEKVWRKEVPIPRGGPHRACVVYNDRLFVIGGQEGDFMAKPGSPIFKCSRRHEVVYGDVYMLDDEMKWKVLPPMPKPDSHIESSWVLVNNSIIITGGTTEKNPVTKRMILVGEVFQFRLDTMTWSVIGRLPYRIKTTCTGFWNGYLYFTSGQRDRGPDNPQPRQVLGDMFRAKLHL; from the exons ATGACAAGATTTACGGCCCCAgatcaaactcatcattctCCTTTTTCCGCGGCCAAATGGGTAGTTCTCACATCTTGCGCGGTTCTGCTCGGAGTGGCGCTCGCTGCAGATTTCCTCTGGGCTTCTTCTTCCTATTCTTCCTCTGCGTATTCCTTGATTGCTTCTAATTTGGTGCTTGATAAAGCTGGGACCTTTGTTGTACCAGATGCCACCGCCAATGAAGCTAATGTG AAAGGAGTTGTGAAAGAAACAAAGGAACGTGCTCCGCAGAGATTATTGTCCGGAACTTTTGCTGATATAGCTGCACCTGAATTACCATGGGAGCCTATGCCACCAGCACCCGTGCCTCGTCTAGACGGAGCTTCAGCTCAGATTAAGAATCTCTTTTACGTGTTTGCGGGATATGGAACTATTGACTAT GTGCACTCTCATGTTGATATATTCAATTTCACTGACAACACATGGGTGGGAAGGTTGGATACTCCGAAAGAGATGGCGCATTCCCATTTGGGAGTGATCACTGATGGAAGATACATATATGTGGTATCAGGCCAATATGGTCCTCAATGCCGAGGGCCTACAGCTCGTACATTTGTGCTGGACACGGAGACAAAGAAATGGAGCAGTTTGCCCCCATTACCTTCCCCTCG GTACGCTCCAGCAACTCAACTGTGGAGAGGCAGACTCCATGTGATGGGTGGCAGCAAGGAAAACCGCCATACACCCGGCACAGAGCACTGGAGTCTTGGTGTGAAGAATGGAAAAGCATTGGAGAAAGTGTGGCGGAAAGAAGTACCCATACCACGCGGGGGACCTCACAG GGCTTGCGTAGTGTACAATGATCGCCTTTTCGTAATTGGTGGTCAAGAGGGTGATTTTATGGCCAAGCCTGGGTCACCAATTTTCAAATGTTCACGCAGGCACGAG GTGGTTTACGGTGATGTTTATATGTTGGATGACGAAATGAAATGGAAAGTTTTACCTCCTATGCCAAAACCAGACTCTCACATAGAGAGCTCTTGGGTTCTTGTCAACAATTCTATCATCATCACCGGCGGAACAACAGAAAAGAACCCGGTGACCAAAAGGATGATCCTCGTAGGCGAGGTCTTCCAATTTCGCTTAGACACCATG ACTTGGTCAGTGATCGGAAGGCTTCCCTACCGGATAAAAACCACATGCACGGGTTTCTGGAACGGTTACTTGTATTTCACGTCTGGACAGCGGGACAGGGGACCGGATAATCCACAGCCTAGGCAGGTCCTTGGAGATATGTTTAGGGCCAAGTTGCATTTGTAG
- the LOC137708113 gene encoding uncharacterized protein: protein MAGQAATAFSGNMKRALAGLRRIDLDGLRWKVFDAKGQVLGRLAAQISTVIQGKDKPTYAPNRDDGDMCIVLNAKDVCVTGRKMTDKVYYWHTGYVGHLKQRNLKDQFAKDPTEVIRKAVMRMLPRNKLRDDRDRKLRIFAGDEHPFADRPLEPYLMPPRNVREMRPRARRAMVRAQKKAEQQQLDAGDPRRGRKKDRAEVTA from the exons ATGGCGGGCCAAGCAGCTACCGCGTTTAGTGGCAACATGAAG AGAGCTCTTGCTGGCCTGAGACGTATTGATCTTGACGGTCTGCGGTGGAAAGTTTTCGATGCGAAAGGCCAG GTTCTTGGAAGACTAGCAGCTCAAATATCTACAGTGATTCAAGGAAAGGATAAACCAACATATGCTCCAAACCGAGATGATGGTGATATGTGCATCGTGCTTAACGCGAAGGATGTTTGTGTCACGGGGAGAAAAATGACCGATAAGGTTTATTATTGGCATACTGG GTATGTGGGTCACCTCAAGCAAAGGAATTTGAAGGATCAGTTTGCTAAAGATCCTACAGAAGTCATTCGCAAAGCTGTTATGCGCATGCTGCCGAGGAACAAACTGCGCGAT GATAGAGATAGGAAGTTGAGGATATTTGCTGGCGATGAACATCCCTTTGCTGATAGGCCCCTTGAACCATACCTGATGCCCCCTCGGAATGTAAGGGAAATGCGACCCCGTGCAAGACGAGCCATGGTCCGTGCTCAGAAAAAGGCTGAACAGCAACAACTGGATGCTGGTGATCCACGGAGGGGGAGGAAGAAAGATAGAGCGGAAGTAACCGCATGA
- the LOC137708532 gene encoding COP9 signalosome complex subunit 3 isoform X1 → MEPVQALVANIQGLSSSGDIPHLHALLKQAQESLYAESTRLLPVLDQLDPAKHSLGYLYILEACSSGSISKEQASALVLPIARFINSCAAEQIRLQPDKFISVCKRFKDQVMLLEAPLRGVAPMLTAIRKIQASSEHLTSLHPEFLLLCLLSKSYKAGYSILDEDIFEVDQPRDLFLYCYYGGMICIGQKRFRKALELLHNVVTSPMTVVNAIAVEAYKKHILVSLIHNWNFSTSLPKYTSSVAQRNLKNFSQPYIELANCYVSGKIVDLEALVDKYREKYENDNNLGLVKQVISSMYKRNIQRLTQTYLTLSLQDIANSVQLNSAKEAEMHVLRMIEDGEIFATINQKDGMVRFLEDPEQYKTCHMIEHIDSSIQRIMALSRKLTAIDENISTDPLFMSKTGRERQRFDFDDFDGVPQKFII, encoded by the exons ATGGAACCCGTGCAAGCTCTGGTGGCGAACATCCAAGGGCTTTCGAGCTCAGGCGACATCCCGCACCTTCACGCCCTTCTGAAGCAAGCGCAGGAGTCGCTCTACGCCGAGTCGACTCGGTTGCTTCCCGTTCTCGACCAGCTCGACCCTGCCAAGCACTCTCTCGGATACCTCTACATCCT GGAGGCATGCTCATCTGGTTCGATTTCAAAGGAGCAGGCGAGTGCGTTGGTCTTGCCCATTGCCAGATTTATCAATTCCTGTGCTGCAGAGCAGATTCGTTTGCAGCCTGATAAAT TCATATCTGTTTGCAAGAGGTTCAAGGATCAAGTTATGCTGCTTGAAGCACCATTGCGAGGCGTGGCACCGATGCTGACAGCCATTCGGAAAATTCAGGCCTCCTCAGAACACTTGACTTCTTTGCATCCagagtttcttcttctttgtttgttgtcaaAATCCTATAAAGCTGGATATTCTATTTTAGATGAAGACATATTTGAGGTTGATCAGCCAAGGGATCTTTTTCTCTATTGCTATTACGG GGGGATGATATGCATAGGACAAAAGCGTTTTCGCAAAGCGTTGGAGCTTCTTCACAAT GTTGTAACATCTCCAATGACTGTTGTTAATGCAATAGCTGTCGAAGCGTACAAAAAGCATATATTAGTTTCACTCATTCACAATTGGAAT TTCTCTACCAGTCTTCCTAAATACACCTCTTCAGTAGCTCAGAGGAATCTAAAGAACTTTTCTCAG CCCTACATTGAATTGGCAAACTGCTATGTCAGTGGAAAAATTGTAGATTTGGAGGCATTGGTTGACAAATACAGggaaaagtatgaaaat gACAACAATCTTGGACTGGTGAAGCAGGTTATATCTTCCATGTATAAGCGAAACATTCAGAGACTGACTCAGACATACTTGACTCTTTCCCTTCAAGACATAGCCAACAGCGTTCAACTAAACAGCGCTAAGGAAGCAGAAATGCATGTGCTACGAATG ATTGAAGATGGTGAGATATTCGCAACAATTAACCAGAAGGATGGAATGGTTAGATTTCTTGAGGATCCTGAGCAATATAAAACCTGTCACATGATTGAACATATTGATTCATCAATACAGAG GATAATGGCACTGTCAAGGAAGCTGACTGCTATTGATGAAAACATCTCAACCGATCCTTTGTTCATGTCAAAG ACTGGAAGAGAGCGGCAGAGATTTGACTTCGATGATTTTGATGGCGTCCCCCAGAAGTTCATCATATGA
- the LOC137708151 gene encoding uncharacterized protein yields the protein MELSPPHHQCICLETVGSSSSSHRPLLVSISPRKTRLLWSVPSFRSIRQRNLCSASSSETLVGSRKEDGGKHSQVVSKKDEEEDLKSWMHKNGLPPCKVVLKEKPSYDEKLRPIHYVAASEDLEVGDIAFSVPDSLVVTLKRVLGNETLAELLTTNKLSELACLALYLMYEKKQGKKSFWYPYIRELDRQRGRGQLAVESPLLWSEAELAYLTGSPTKADIHARAEGIKREYNELDTVWFMAGSLFQQYPYDIPTEAFPFEIFKQAFVAVQSCVVHLQKVSLAQRFALVPLGPPLLAYGSNCRAMLTAIDGAVQLVVDRPYKAGESIAVWCGPQPNSKLLINYGFVDEDNSYDRLVVEAALNTEDPQYQDKRMVAQRNGKLSVQTFQVYVGKEKGTVFDMLPYLRLGYVSDPSEMQSVISSQGPICPVSPCMERAVLDQLADYFRTRLAGYPTTLSEDESLLEDANLNPKKRVATRLIRLEKKMLHACLKVVVDLIDRLPDDTVSPCPAPYAPSLK from the exons ATGGAGCTCAGTCCTCCGCACCACCAGTGCATTTGCTTGGAGACTGTTGGCTCGTCCTCCTCCTCTCACCGCCCTCTCCTTGTTTCGATTTCGCCTCGGAAGACCAGGCTCCTCTGGTCCGTACCTTCTTTCAGATCGATTCGCCAGAGAAATCTGTGCTCCGCCTCCAGCTCCGAGACGTTGGTTGGGTCGCGGAAGGAGGACGGCGGTAAGCACAGTCAGGTCGTGAGCAAGAAAGACGAGGAGGAAGACTTGAAATCTTGGATGCACAAGAACGGGCTGCCTCCTTGCAAGGTCGTGCTCAAGGAGAAACCTTCCTACGACGAGAAGCTCCGGCCCATTCACTACGTTGCTGCAAGCGAAGATCTTGAG GTTGGTGATATCGCATTTTCGGTGCCGGATTCCTTAGTTGTGACTCTGAAGAGAGTGTTAGGGAACGAAACACTTG CTGAATTATTAACTACGAACAAATTATCGGAATTGGCATGCTTGGCGTTGTATCTGATGTATGAGAAGAAACAAGGAAAGAAGTCATTTTGGTATCCCTATATAAGAGAGCTTGATCGTCAGCGAGGGAGGGGTCAGTTAGCGGTGGAGTCACCCCTTTTATGGTCAGAAGCGGAACTGGCTTATCTTACAGGAAGCCCCACAAAG GCTGACATTCATGCAAGGGCCGAAGGAATTAAAAGGGAATATAATGAGCTTGACACGGTCTGGTTTATGGCTGGTTCCCTATTTCAG CAATACCCATATGACATTCCTACGGAGGCCTTCCCATTTGAGATATTCAAACAAGCTTTTGTTGCAGTTCAGTCTTGTGTGGTGCATTTGCAG AAAGTTAGTTTGGCTCAGAGATTTGCTTTGGTTCCTCTTGGGCCCCCATTGTTAGCTTATGGAAGCAACTGTAGGGCAATGTTGACAGCTATTGATGGCGCTGTTCAACTAGTGGTCGATAGGCCATATAAGGCAGGGGAGTCTATTGCTGTTTG GTGTGGACCACAGCCCAATTCAAAGTTGCTTATAAACTATGGTTTTGTTGATGAAGATAATTCTTATGACCGTTTGGTGGTTGAG GCAGCTTTGAATACCGAGGATCCACAATACCAAGATAAAAGAATGGTTGCACAAAGAAATGGAAAACTATCGGTACAAACTTTTCAG GTATACGTGGGAAAGGAAAAGGGAACGGTCTTTGATATGCTTCCCTATCTGAGACTGGGCTATGTTTCAGATCCTTCGGAGATGCAGTCTGTTATCTCTTCTCAAGGTCCAATTTGTCCG GTGAGTCCTTGTATGGAACGAGCAGTGTTGGACCAACTGGCTGATTATTTTAGAACGCGGCTGGCTGGCTATCCAACTACACTGAGTGAAGATGAGTCTTTG TTGGAAGACGCTAATTTGAATCCAAAGAAGCGAGTTGCTACACGGCTTATCAGACTAGAAAAGAAAATGCTCCATGCATGCCTGAAGGTGGTAGTTGATTTGATTGACCGGTTACCAGATGACACTGTATCACCATGCCCAGCTCCTTATGCCCCTTCGTTGAAATAA
- the LOC137708788 gene encoding transcription termination factor MTERF5, chloroplastic: MEAFCAIRFAHFAAPLKVSFISTRTRLAFPQKLFFCQARFADSGVDGSFSLKLVSPALLAAEKEEARAVLTLFLKKQGLSPTVAARTINKSEHFVDHLVDRLHSVHKSRYLVGRELTTLEIREALIPYLEALLEEHGMFLVDVVESFPDEPVKEKPIVPVTKSQPPVDLNLKKLKAISRVSEIGTAGTLPPHIVYLLELGMDLDQIKGIARRFPSFAYYSLEGKIKPIVEFLLELGVPKSDIPSILNKRPQLCGISLSENIIPTMSFLEGLGVDKKQWAKVIYRFPALLTYSRQKVKTTIDFLYEMGLSAEMIGKVLTRCPNIISYSVEDKLRPTAQYIVSLGVDVGVLLHRSPTVFGLSIEANLKPVTQFFVERGYSMDEIGIMLSRYGALYTFSLAENLVPKWKFFLTMDYSKSELVKFPQYFGYSLEDRIKPRYALMKDCGVMLLLNQLLSLSGSNFDKALAKKIKKLNAGKDPNTSSDESEVEE; this comes from the exons ATGGAAGCTTTCTGCGCCATCCGCTTTGCCCACTTCGCAGCTCCACTGAAAGTATCGTTCATCAGCACCAG GACCAGACTTGCTTTCCCTCAGAAACTCTTTTTCTGTCAAGCAAGGTTTG CTGACTCGGGTGTAGATGGCTCGTTTAGCTTAAAATTGGTATCTCCAGCTCTATTGGCAGCTGAAAAAGAAGAAGCTAGGGCTGTCCTAACCTTGTTCCTAAAGAAACAAGGGCTCAGCCCTACAGTTGCTGCGAGAACCATAAACAAGTCAGAGCATTTCGTTGACCACTTGGTCGATAGACTTCATTCTGTGCATAAATCCCGGTATCTAGTAG GACGAGAGCTAACAACTCTTGAGATTAGGGAGGCCCTAATCCCTTACCTTGAAGCCCTTCTTGAGGAGCATGGAATGTTTTTGGTAGATGTGGTGGAAAGCTTTCCAGATGAACCTGTAAAAGAAAAGCCAATTGTACCAGTTACTAAATCTCAACCGCCTGTGGATTTGAACTTGAAGAAGCTAAAGGCCATTTCTCGAGTAAGTGAGATAGGCACAGCTGGGACGCTCCCACCTCACATTGTCTACCTTTTAGAGCTTGGCATGGATCTTGATCAAATCAAGGGAATTGCACGCAGATTTCCATCTTTTGCGTATTACAGTTTGGAGGGGAAAATAAAACCGATTGTTGAGTTTCTTCTCGAACTTGGGGTCCCAAAATCTGATATCCCATCGATCCTTAACAAGAGGCCACAGTTGTGTGGAATCAGTCTATCCGAGAATATTATACCTACCATGAGTTTCTTGGAAGGCCTGGGTGTAGACAAGAAACAATGGGCAAAAGTTATTTACCGCTTTCCAGCGCTTCTCACTTACAGTAGGCAGAAGGTGAAGACAACTATAGATTTCCTATATGAAATGGGACTTTCAGCTGAGATGATAGGTAAGGTTTTGACGCGCTGTCCGAATATTATAAGTTACAGTGTAGAGGACAAGTTACGGCCAACAGCTCAGTACATTGTCTCATTGGGGGTGGATGTTGGTGTTCTGCTCCATCGATCTCCCACAGTTTTTGGTCTTAGTATTGAGGCCAACTTGAAGCCTGTAACACAATTTTTCGTTGAGAGGGGATACAGTATGGATGAAATTGGGATCATGCTTTCAAGATACGGAGCTTTGTATACTTTCAGCTTGGCAGAGAATCTGGTACCGAAATGGAAGTTCTTTTTGACCATGGATTATTCGAAATCAGAGCTGGTTAAATTTCCTCAGTATTTCGGTTACAGTTTGGAAGACAGGATCAAACCAAGATATGCACTAATGAAGGATTGTGGAGTGATGCTGCTGCTGAACCAATTGTTATCACTGTCAGGTAGTAACTTTGATAAGGCTCTTGCAAAGAAGATAAAGAAATTGAATGCCGGGAAAGATCCAAATACAAGCAGTGATGAATCGGAGGTTGAAGAATGA